The window TGAATTGTTGTTTTTAATAAAAAGGTGGAATTTAAATGAAATTTAAAAAAAATAATCAAATAAGTGATAAAAATTTTTTAAGATTAACTGGTATTAAACATACTACTTTTAATAAAATGCTAGAAATTTTAAAAATAGAAGAATTAAAAAAGAGATTTCGTCGCGGAAGAACCAATAAATTATCATTAGAAAATCGTATTTTAATGACTTTAGAATATTGAAGAGAATATAGAACTTATTTTCATATTGCAAAAAGTTATGATATTAGTGAAAGTAGTTGTTATAGAAATATCAAATGAATTGAAGACGCTTTAATAAAACACCCTAATTTTCAACAACTTACTGGTCAAAAATCACTATTAAAAGATTATTTCAAAGATAAGACTGTTATAATTGATGTAACTGAAAGCCAAATCCAACGCCCAAAAAAAGACAAAAACAGCACTACTCAGGAAAAAAGAAAAAACACACAATAAAAACACAAGTTATAATTGAAAAAGATAGTAAAAAAATTATTAGTTCTGATTTTTCTTATGGTAAAAACCATGACTTTAAAATTTTAAAAGATTCAAAAATTAAATTTTTACCAGAAACAACTGTTTTAGTGGATTTAGGTTATCAAGGCATACAAAAAATTAATCATAATGTTTTAATTCCTAAAAGAAAATCAAAGAAAAACCCTTTAAATAAAGAAGAAAAGCAAAATAATGAGCGAATTTCAAAAATGAGAATTGTTATTGAAAATGTTTTTGCTATACTTAAAAAATTTAAAATTATTAGTGAAAAATATCGAAATCGTAGAAAAAGATTTGCTTTAAGATTTAATTTAATAGCTTCAATTTATAATTTACAACTATTAGTTTAAATATATTTGATAATTTAAAATTTCAGTCTTTTTTTATTGTAAATAATAATTTTTATTATGTTTTAATGACAAAATATTTGTAAAAATAATCTAAAAATTATTTTAATAACACTTTTATATTTATTTTAAATTTAAAAATTATAATTATCATATTAATTTTGCAAGAAGTCTATTGAAGTCATTAAGAGCCTGTCCAAAATTCTGTGTCTCGATAATTCATTCTGAATTATACTTAAAAGAAGGAGAACAGAAAATGACAAAAAAAATAAAAAAAGAACCTGACGCAATTGATAAAGTTGTTGATTATTTTTTAGAAAATATTGATAATCCACAAGATTTATTTAAAGGCAATACTATTTTTCAGGAATTTACCAAAAAATTAACTGAACGAATGTTAAATACGGAAATTAAAGATTATCTTGAAACTGATGAGAATCATAATAAAAGAAATGGCAACACACAAAAAACCATTATTACTAAAAATGGTTCAATCGCAATTGATGTACCAAGAGATCGAAATAGTACTTTTGAACCAGTAATTATTCCGAAAAGACAAAGAAGATTTGATAACTTTGATCAAAAAGTAATTTCTTTATATGCAAGAGGAATGACAATTTCTGATATCAAAGCACAATTGCAAGAATTCTATCACGGAGCAGAAATTTCAGAAAGTTTAATTAGTCAAATAACTGATGATGTTATTGAAGAAGTTAAAATGTGACAAACTAAACCTTTAGAGAAGATTTATCCGATTGTTTATTTTGATTGTATTGTTGTTAAAGTAAAGCAAGATAAACGAATAATAATATAAAGCAGTTTATCTTGCCTTAGGAATTAATTTAGATGGTTTAAAAGATATTTTAGGAATGTGAATTAGTGAGAATGAGGGAGCCAAATTTTGACTTAATAATCTTACGGAAATGAAAAATCGTGGCTTACAAGATATTCTTGTTGCTTGTAGTGATAATTTAACTGGGATGTCTGATGCAATAGAAGCTGTTTTCCCAAAAACACAGCATCAATTATGCATTGTTCATCAAATTCGCAATAGTTTAAAATTTGTTCCTTACAAAGATCGCAAACTTGTAGCTAATGATTTAAAATCAATTTATACAGCAATTAATGAAGAAATAGCGTTAATTGCTTTAGATCATTTTTCAGAAAAATGAAATAAAAAGTATCCACAAATTACTAAATCATGAAAAAATAACTGAAATAATTTAATAATTTTTCTTGAATATCCTCAGGAATTTAGAAGAATTATTTACACAACTAATGCGATTGAATCTGTTAATAGTCAATTAAGAAAAGTCATTAAGAATAAAAAGATTTTTCCTAATGACGCATCAGTTTTTAAAATATTTTATTTAGCATTTCAAAATATGGTTAAGAAATGAACGATGCCAATTCAAAATTGGGGTAATGCAATTTCACATTTTAATAGGCCTGTCCAAAATTCTGTGTCTCGATAATTCATTCTGAATTATACTTAAAAGAAGGAGAACAGAAAATGACAAAAAAAATAAAAAAAGAACCTGACGCAATTGATAAAGTTGTTGATTATTTTTTA is drawn from Spiroplasma endosymbiont of Clivina fossor and contains these coding sequences:
- a CDS encoding transposase family protein; this encodes MKTQVIIEKDSKKIISSDFSYGKNHDFKILKDSKIKFLPETTVLVDLGYQGIQKINHNVLIPKRKSKKNPLNKEEKQNNERISKMRIVIENVFAILKKFKIISEKYRNRRKRFALRFNLIASIYNLQLLV
- a CDS encoding helix-turn-helix domain-containing protein; this encodes MKFKKNNQISDKNFLRLTGIKHTTFNKMLEILKIEELKKRFRRGRTNKLSLENRILMTLEYWREYRTYFHIAKSYDISESSCYRNIKWIEDALIKHPNFQQLTGQKSLLKDYFKDKTVIIDVTESQIQRPKKDKNSTTQEKRKNTQ